A single genomic interval of Argopecten irradians isolate NY chromosome 8, Ai_NY, whole genome shotgun sequence harbors:
- the LOC138330363 gene encoding dentin sialophosphoprotein-like isoform X2, which yields MFLRAAACCVFLLTISLSEVNTAKHNGHCPVAKSMVAACGPKCDSDGNCPLGEKCCLSPCGKACTKAIGFHDKPKKVSSKTGSSKSIVPDCPERTKGCRKVRKECACETFRMFNGKQCRGCDEEDCAKRRMMDNLKHLSSSSGGGDIIGGAKSSVVTGGQWWEDPKDVKNTISKSSSPKFGNGIDACKGKSSGCKSGGKNEAGHQSKKPSGGKDCQGKGSCNKIISGGGKKGSEGPGNGPSKDCSAGGKGKSSCKSPGGKGSPGKGSSKTPGGKGSPGKGSSKTPGGKGSPGKGPSKDCSAGGKGASCKSPGGKGSPGNGPNKTPGGKGSPGKGPSKDCSAGGKGKSSCKSPGGKGSLVKGPSKGGSGGTEKCGLGKHGPSTGCSKGSQNPPNSIGKGDNKSPKSGGSCKGKKSCKKGKDTKPGKKCKGKKCKKGKVSKPGKKCKGKKCKKGKVSKPGKKCKGKKCKKGKVSKPGKKCKGKKCKKGKVSKPGKKCKGKKCKKGKVSRPKSKCKGKKSCKKSKKPKSKKSKSKDGKKTSKKGKSSDSGKGKGKKGSSKSGKGNDGDSDSSDSSDSDSSGDNDGDGDSGKGKKGSSKSGKGNGWDSDSSDSSDSDSSGDNDGDGDSGKGKKGSSKSGKGNGWDSDSSDSSDSDSSGDNDGDGDSGKGKKRSSKSGKGNDGDSDSSDSSDSSEDNDGDSGKGDDGGEENSGSSDSDSSGDNDGDSDSGKGKKGSSKSGKGNGGDSDSSDSSDSDSSSGDNDGDGDSGKGKGKGKKDWKTGKGKKGSSKSGKGNGGNSDSSDSNDSDSSSGDNDGDGDFGKGKKGSSKSGKGNGGDSDSSDSSDSDSSSGDNDGDGDSEKGKKGSSKSGKGNGGDSDSSDSSDSDSSSGDNDGDGDSEKGKKGSSKSGKGNDGDSDSSDSSDSDSSSGDNDGDGDSGKGKKGSSKSGKGNDGDSDSSDSSDSDSSSGDNDGDGDSGKGKKGSSKSGKGNGGDSDSSDSSDSDSSSGDNDGDGDSGKGNKGSSKSGKGNGGDSDSSDSSDSDSSSGDNDGDGDSGKGKKGSSKSGKGNGGDSDSSDSSDSDSSSGDNDGDGKGKKGSTSGKGSDVGDGGNSDSSDSGSSGGESGGSDSSGGSSGSDSSSSEEDYQKGGNKGKNSKGKKGSKGKKKC from the exons AGGTCAATACCGCGAAGCATAATGGACACTGTCCGGTAGCCAAGTCTATGGTAGCCGCCTGTGGACCCAAATGTGATTCCGATGGCAACTGTCCTCTTGGAGAAAAGTGCTGCCTCAGCCCTTGTGGAAAGGCTTGCACAAAAGCCATAG GTTTTCATGACAAGCCAAAGAAGGTGTCGTCAAAGACAGGAA GTTCGAAGTCAATTGTGCCCGACTGTCCTGAACGTACGAAGGGATGCCGGAAGGTGCGAAAGGAATGTGCATGCGAGACGTTCCGGATGTTCAATGGTAAACAGTGCCGTGGCTGCGATGAGGAAGATTGCGCCAAAAGGCGTATGATGGATAACCTTAAGCACCTGTCTTCGTCTTCCGGAGGTGGGGATATTATCGGTGGGGCAAAATCTTCAGTGGTAACCGGAGGTCAATGGTGGGAGGATCCGAAGGatgttaaaaacaccatatcGAAAAGTTCATCCCCAAAATTTGGCAATGGCATAGACGCATGTAAAGGAAAGAGCTCCGGTTGCAAATCTGGTGGTAAAAATGAAGCTGGTCATCAATCGAAGAAACCAAGCGGCGGAAAAGATTGCCAAGGAAAAGGATCATGCAACAAAATCATTTCTGGTGGCGGTAAAAAGGGTTCGGAAGGCCCCGGAAACGGACCGAGCAAGGATTGTTCAGCTGGTGGCAAAGGTAAATCGAGTTGCAAATCACCAGGAGGAAAAGGAAGTCCCGGAAAAGGATCAAGCAAGACACCAGGAGGAAAAGGAAGCCCCGGAAAAGGATCAAGCAAGACACCAGGAGGAAAAGGAAGCCCCGGAAAAGGACCAAGCAAGGACTGTTCAGCTGGTGGTAAAGGCGCGAGTTGCAAATCACCTGGTGGAAAAGGAAGCCCCGGGAATGGACCAAACAAGACACCTGGAGGAAAAGGAAGCCCCGGAAAAGGACCAAGCAAGGACTGTTCAGCTGGTGGTAAAGGAAAATCGAGTTGCAAATCTCCTG GAGGGAAAGGAAGCCTCGTAAAAGGACCTTCAAAAGGAGGCTCCGGTGGAACAGAGAAATGTGGTTTAGGTAAGCATGGACCATCCACAGGTTGTAGTAAAGGAAGCCAAAATCCACCAAACTCAATCGGAAAGGGAGACAATAAATCACCAAAGTCAGGTGGAAGTTGTAAGGGCAAGAAGAGTTGTAAGAAAGGCAAAGATACTAAACCTGGAAAGAAATGTAAAGGAAAGAAATGCAAGAAGGGCAAGGTTTCTAAACCGGGCAAGAAGtgtaaaggaaaaaaatgtaaGAAAGGCAAGGTTTCTAAACCGGGCAAGAAGtgtaaaggaaaaaaatgtaaGAAAGGCAAGGTTTCTAAACCAGGAAAGAAATGTAAGGGAAAAAAATGTAAGAAAGGCAAGGTTTCTAAACCGGGAAAAAAGTGTAAgggaaaaaaatgcaaaaaaggCAAGGTTTCTAGaccaaaatcaaaatgtaaagGGAAGAAAAGTTGTAAGAAAAGTAAAAAACCAAAAAGCAAAAAGAGTAAGAGTAAAGATGGAAAGAAAACATCAAAGAAGGGCAAGAGTTCTGATTCCGGGAAAGGAAAAGGAAAGAAGGGAAGCTCTAAATCCGGAAAAGGAAATGATGGGGATAGCGACAGTTCTGACAGCAGTGACAGCGATTCTTCCGGAGACAATGACGGCGACGGTGATTCCGGAAAGGGAAAGAAGGGAAGCTCTAAATCCGGAAAAGGAAATGGTTGGGATAGCGACAGTTCCGACAGCAGTGACAGCGATTCTTCCGGAGACAATGACGGCGACGGAGATTCCGGAAAGGGAAAGAAGGGAAGCTCTAAATCCGGAAAAGGAAATGGTTGGGATAGCGACAGTTCCGACAGTAGTGATAGCGATTCTTCCGGAGACAATGACGGGGACGGTGATTCGGGAAAAGGAAAGAAGAGAAGCTCTAAATCCGGAAAAGGAAATGATGGGGATAGCGATAGTTCTGACAGCAGTGATTCCTCCGAAGACAACGATGGTGATTCTGGTAAAGGAGATGATGGTGGTGAAGAAAATTCTGGCAGTAGTGATAGTGATTCTTCCGGGGACAATGACGGCGACAGCGATTCCGGAAAAGGAAAGAAGGGAAGCTCAAAATCAGGAAAAGGAAACGGTGGGGATAGCGACAGTTCCGACAGCAGTGACAGCGATTCTTCTTCCGGAGACAATGACGGCGACGGCGATTCTGGAAAAGGCAAAGGAAAAGGAAAGAAAGATTGGAAAACTGGTAAAGGAAAAAAGGGAAGTTCTAAATCGGGAAAAGGAAATGGTGGTAATAGCGATAGTTCGGACAGCAATGACAGCGATTCTTCCTCCGGAGACAATGACGGCGATGGCGATTTCGGAAAAGGAAAGAAGGGAAGCTCTAAATCCGGAAAAGGAAACGGTGGGGATAGCGACAGTTCCGACAGCAGTGACAGCGATTCTTCTTCCGGAGATAATGACGGCGATGGCGATTCCGAAAAAGGAAAGAAGGGAAGCTCTAAATCCGGAAAAGGAAACGGTGGGGATAGCGACAGTTCCGACAGCAGTGACAGCGATTCTTCCTCAGGAGACAATGACGGCGATGGCGATTCCGAAAAAGGAAAGAAGGGAAGCTCTAAATCCGGAAAAGGAAACGATGGGGATAGCGACAGTTCCGACAGCAGTGACAGCGATTCTTCTTCCGGAGACAATGACGGCGATGGCGATTCCGGAAAAGGAAAGAAGGGAAGCTCTAAATCCGGAAAAGGAAACGATGGGGATAGCGACAGTTCCGACAGCAGTGACAGCGATTCTTCTTCCGGAGATAATGACGGCGACGGCGATTCCGGAAAAGGAAAGAAGGGAAGCTCTAAATCCGGAAAAGGAAACGGTGGGGATAGCGACAGTTCCGACAGCAGTGACAGCGATTCTTCTTCCGGAGATAATGACGGCGATGGCGATTCCGGAAAAGGAAATAAGGGAAGCTCTAAATCCGGAAAAGGAAACGGTGGGGATAGCGACAGTTCCGACAGCAGTGACAGCGATTCTTCTTCCGGAGATAATGACGGCGATGGCGATTCCGGAAAAGGAAAGAAGGGAAGCTCTAAATCCGGAAAAGGAAACGGTGGGGATAGCGACAGTTCCGACAGCAGTGACAGCGATTCTTCTTCCGGAGATAATGACGGCGATGGCAAAGGAAAGAAGGGGTCTACATCTGGAAAAGGGAGCGATGTTGGTGATGGTGGAAATTCTGATAGCAGTGACAGCGGTTCCTCCGGGGGAGAAAGTGGAGGATCCGATAGCAGTGGTGGCTCTAGTGGTAGTGATAGCTCTTCTAGTGAGGAAGATTATCAAAAAGGTGGTAACAAAGGGAAAAATTCCAAAGGAAAGAAGGGGTCTAAGGGTAAAAAGAAATGCTAA
- the LOC138330363 gene encoding dentin sialophosphoprotein-like isoform X1: MFLRAAACCVFLLTISLSEVNTAKHNGHCPVAKSMVAACGPKCDSDGNCPLGEKCCLSPCGKACTKAIGFHDKPKKVSSKTGSSKSIVPDCPERTKGCRKVRKECACETFRMFNGKQCRGCDEEDCAKRRMMDNLKHLSSSSGGGDIIGGAKSSVVTGGQWWEDPKDVKNTISKSSSPKFGNGIDACKGKSSGCKSGGKNEAGHQSKKPSGGKDCQGKGSCNKIISGGGKKGSEGPGNGPSKDCSAGGKGKSSCKSPGGKGSPGKGSSKTPGGKGSPGKGSSKTPGGKGSPGKGPSKDCSAGGKGASCKSPGGKGSPGNGPNKTPGGKGSPGKGPSKDCSAGGKGKSSCKSPGGKGSPGKGSSKTPGGKGSLVKGPSKGGSGGTEKCGLGKHGPSTGCSKGSQNPPNSIGKGDNKSPKSGGSCKGKKSCKKGKDTKPGKKCKGKKCKKGKVSKPGKKCKGKKCKKGKVSKPGKKCKGKKCKKGKVSKPGKKCKGKKCKKGKVSKPGKKCKGKKCKKGKVSRPKSKCKGKKSCKKSKKPKSKKSKSKDGKKTSKKGKSSDSGKGKGKKGSSKSGKGNDGDSDSSDSSDSDSSGDNDGDGDSGKGKKGSSKSGKGNGWDSDSSDSSDSDSSGDNDGDGDSGKGKKGSSKSGKGNGWDSDSSDSSDSDSSGDNDGDGDSGKGKKRSSKSGKGNDGDSDSSDSSDSSEDNDGDSGKGDDGGEENSGSSDSDSSGDNDGDSDSGKGKKGSSKSGKGNGGDSDSSDSSDSDSSSGDNDGDGDSGKGKGKGKKDWKTGKGKKGSSKSGKGNGGNSDSSDSNDSDSSSGDNDGDGDFGKGKKGSSKSGKGNGGDSDSSDSSDSDSSSGDNDGDGDSEKGKKGSSKSGKGNGGDSDSSDSSDSDSSSGDNDGDGDSEKGKKGSSKSGKGNDGDSDSSDSSDSDSSSGDNDGDGDSGKGKKGSSKSGKGNDGDSDSSDSSDSDSSSGDNDGDGDSGKGKKGSSKSGKGNGGDSDSSDSSDSDSSSGDNDGDGDSGKGNKGSSKSGKGNGGDSDSSDSSDSDSSSGDNDGDGDSGKGKKGSSKSGKGNGGDSDSSDSSDSDSSSGDNDGDGKGKKGSTSGKGSDVGDGGNSDSSDSGSSGGESGGSDSSGGSSGSDSSSSEEDYQKGGNKGKNSKGKKGSKGKKKC; this comes from the exons AGGTCAATACCGCGAAGCATAATGGACACTGTCCGGTAGCCAAGTCTATGGTAGCCGCCTGTGGACCCAAATGTGATTCCGATGGCAACTGTCCTCTTGGAGAAAAGTGCTGCCTCAGCCCTTGTGGAAAGGCTTGCACAAAAGCCATAG GTTTTCATGACAAGCCAAAGAAGGTGTCGTCAAAGACAGGAA GTTCGAAGTCAATTGTGCCCGACTGTCCTGAACGTACGAAGGGATGCCGGAAGGTGCGAAAGGAATGTGCATGCGAGACGTTCCGGATGTTCAATGGTAAACAGTGCCGTGGCTGCGATGAGGAAGATTGCGCCAAAAGGCGTATGATGGATAACCTTAAGCACCTGTCTTCGTCTTCCGGAGGTGGGGATATTATCGGTGGGGCAAAATCTTCAGTGGTAACCGGAGGTCAATGGTGGGAGGATCCGAAGGatgttaaaaacaccatatcGAAAAGTTCATCCCCAAAATTTGGCAATGGCATAGACGCATGTAAAGGAAAGAGCTCCGGTTGCAAATCTGGTGGTAAAAATGAAGCTGGTCATCAATCGAAGAAACCAAGCGGCGGAAAAGATTGCCAAGGAAAAGGATCATGCAACAAAATCATTTCTGGTGGCGGTAAAAAGGGTTCGGAAGGCCCCGGAAACGGACCGAGCAAGGATTGTTCAGCTGGTGGCAAAGGTAAATCGAGTTGCAAATCACCAGGAGGAAAAGGAAGTCCCGGAAAAGGATCAAGCAAGACACCAGGAGGAAAAGGAAGCCCCGGAAAAGGATCAAGCAAGACACCAGGAGGAAAAGGAAGCCCCGGAAAAGGACCAAGCAAGGACTGTTCAGCTGGTGGTAAAGGCGCGAGTTGCAAATCACCTGGTGGAAAAGGAAGCCCCGGGAATGGACCAAACAAGACACCTGGAGGAAAAGGAAGCCCCGGAAAAGGACCAAGCAAGGACTGTTCAGCTGGTGGTAAAGGAAAATCGAGTTGCAAATCTCCTGGTGGAAAAGGGAGTCCCGGAAAGGGATCAAGCAAGACACCAGGAGGGAAAGGAAGCCTCGTAAAAGGACCTTCAAAAGGAGGCTCCGGTGGAACAGAGAAATGTGGTTTAGGTAAGCATGGACCATCCACAGGTTGTAGTAAAGGAAGCCAAAATCCACCAAACTCAATCGGAAAGGGAGACAATAAATCACCAAAGTCAGGTGGAAGTTGTAAGGGCAAGAAGAGTTGTAAGAAAGGCAAAGATACTAAACCTGGAAAGAAATGTAAAGGAAAGAAATGCAAGAAGGGCAAGGTTTCTAAACCGGGCAAGAAGtgtaaaggaaaaaaatgtaaGAAAGGCAAGGTTTCTAAACCGGGCAAGAAGtgtaaaggaaaaaaatgtaaGAAAGGCAAGGTTTCTAAACCAGGAAAGAAATGTAAGGGAAAAAAATGTAAGAAAGGCAAGGTTTCTAAACCGGGAAAAAAGTGTAAgggaaaaaaatgcaaaaaaggCAAGGTTTCTAGaccaaaatcaaaatgtaaagGGAAGAAAAGTTGTAAGAAAAGTAAAAAACCAAAAAGCAAAAAGAGTAAGAGTAAAGATGGAAAGAAAACATCAAAGAAGGGCAAGAGTTCTGATTCCGGGAAAGGAAAAGGAAAGAAGGGAAGCTCTAAATCCGGAAAAGGAAATGATGGGGATAGCGACAGTTCTGACAGCAGTGACAGCGATTCTTCCGGAGACAATGACGGCGACGGTGATTCCGGAAAGGGAAAGAAGGGAAGCTCTAAATCCGGAAAAGGAAATGGTTGGGATAGCGACAGTTCCGACAGCAGTGACAGCGATTCTTCCGGAGACAATGACGGCGACGGAGATTCCGGAAAGGGAAAGAAGGGAAGCTCTAAATCCGGAAAAGGAAATGGTTGGGATAGCGACAGTTCCGACAGTAGTGATAGCGATTCTTCCGGAGACAATGACGGGGACGGTGATTCGGGAAAAGGAAAGAAGAGAAGCTCTAAATCCGGAAAAGGAAATGATGGGGATAGCGATAGTTCTGACAGCAGTGATTCCTCCGAAGACAACGATGGTGATTCTGGTAAAGGAGATGATGGTGGTGAAGAAAATTCTGGCAGTAGTGATAGTGATTCTTCCGGGGACAATGACGGCGACAGCGATTCCGGAAAAGGAAAGAAGGGAAGCTCAAAATCAGGAAAAGGAAACGGTGGGGATAGCGACAGTTCCGACAGCAGTGACAGCGATTCTTCTTCCGGAGACAATGACGGCGACGGCGATTCTGGAAAAGGCAAAGGAAAAGGAAAGAAAGATTGGAAAACTGGTAAAGGAAAAAAGGGAAGTTCTAAATCGGGAAAAGGAAATGGTGGTAATAGCGATAGTTCGGACAGCAATGACAGCGATTCTTCCTCCGGAGACAATGACGGCGATGGCGATTTCGGAAAAGGAAAGAAGGGAAGCTCTAAATCCGGAAAAGGAAACGGTGGGGATAGCGACAGTTCCGACAGCAGTGACAGCGATTCTTCTTCCGGAGATAATGACGGCGATGGCGATTCCGAAAAAGGAAAGAAGGGAAGCTCTAAATCCGGAAAAGGAAACGGTGGGGATAGCGACAGTTCCGACAGCAGTGACAGCGATTCTTCCTCAGGAGACAATGACGGCGATGGCGATTCCGAAAAAGGAAAGAAGGGAAGCTCTAAATCCGGAAAAGGAAACGATGGGGATAGCGACAGTTCCGACAGCAGTGACAGCGATTCTTCTTCCGGAGACAATGACGGCGATGGCGATTCCGGAAAAGGAAAGAAGGGAAGCTCTAAATCCGGAAAAGGAAACGATGGGGATAGCGACAGTTCCGACAGCAGTGACAGCGATTCTTCTTCCGGAGATAATGACGGCGACGGCGATTCCGGAAAAGGAAAGAAGGGAAGCTCTAAATCCGGAAAAGGAAACGGTGGGGATAGCGACAGTTCCGACAGCAGTGACAGCGATTCTTCTTCCGGAGATAATGACGGCGATGGCGATTCCGGAAAAGGAAATAAGGGAAGCTCTAAATCCGGAAAAGGAAACGGTGGGGATAGCGACAGTTCCGACAGCAGTGACAGCGATTCTTCTTCCGGAGATAATGACGGCGATGGCGATTCCGGAAAAGGAAAGAAGGGAAGCTCTAAATCCGGAAAAGGAAACGGTGGGGATAGCGACAGTTCCGACAGCAGTGACAGCGATTCTTCTTCCGGAGATAATGACGGCGATGGCAAAGGAAAGAAGGGGTCTACATCTGGAAAAGGGAGCGATGTTGGTGATGGTGGAAATTCTGATAGCAGTGACAGCGGTTCCTCCGGGGGAGAAAGTGGAGGATCCGATAGCAGTGGTGGCTCTAGTGGTAGTGATAGCTCTTCTAGTGAGGAAGATTATCAAAAAGGTGGTAACAAAGGGAAAAATTCCAAAGGAAAGAAGGGGTCTAAGGGTAAAAAGAAATGCTAA